A genomic window from Gossypium hirsutum isolate 1008001.06 chromosome D12, Gossypium_hirsutum_v2.1, whole genome shotgun sequence includes:
- the LOC107943185 gene encoding serine/threonine-protein phosphatase 2A 65 kDa regulatory subunit A beta isoform — translation MAMIDEPLYPIAVLIDELKNEDIQLRLNSIRKLSTIARALGEERTRKELIPFLSENNDDDDEVLLAMAEELGVFIPYVGGVEHANVLLPPLETLCIVEETCVRDKAVESLCRIGAQMREQDLVEFFIPLLKRLAAGEWFTARVSSCGLFHIAYPSAPEALKTELRTLYGQLCQDDMPMVRRSAATNLGKFAATVEAPHLKVDIMSMFDDLTHDDQDSVRLLAVEGCAALGKLLEPQDCIAHILPVIVNFSQDKSWRVRYMVANQLYELCEAVGPEPTRSDLVPAYVRLLRDNEAEVRIAAAGKVTKFCRILNSELAIQNILPCVKELSTDSSQHVRSALASVIMGMAPILGKDATIEQLLPIFLSLLKDEFPDVRLNIISKLDQVNQVIGIDLLSQSLLPAIVELAEDRHWRVRLAIIEYIPLLASQLGVGFFDDKLGALCMQWLKDKVYSIRDAAANNVKRLAEEFGPDWAMQHIVPQVLDMINNPHYLYRMTILHAVSLLAPVMGKDITCSKLLPVVINASKDRVPNIKFNVAKVLQSLIPIVDQSVVEKTIRPCLVELSEDPDVDVRYFATQALQSSDQQMMMSS, via the exons ATGGCAATGATCGATGAGCCTTTGTATCCCATTGCGGTGTTGATAGATGAGCTAAAGAATGAAGATATACAGCTTCGTTTGAACTCGATCCGTAAGCTTTCTACGATTGCACGTGCCCTTGGGGAAGAAAGGACTCGAAAAGAATTGATTCCGTTTCTTAGTGAGAACAATGATGACGATGATGAAGTTCTCCTTGCCATGGCTGAAGAATTGGGAGTTTTTATTCCTTATGTTGGAGGTGTCGAACATGCTAATGTTTTGTTGCCTCCGTTGGAGACTCTTTGCATTGTTGAGGAGACTTGTGTGAGGGATAAGGCTGTTGAGTCGTTGTGTAGAATTGGTGCTCAAATGAGAGAGCAGGACTTGGTTGAGTTCTTTATTCCATTGTTGaag AGATTGGCTGCTGGTGAGTGGTTTACAGCTCGAGTTTCCTCTTGTGGATTGTTTCATATTGCATACCCAAGTGCCCCAGAGGCACTGAAAACTGAATTAAGAACATTATACGGTCAACTTTGCCAAGATGACATGCCCATGGTTAGGAGATCTGCTGCGACAAATCTTGGAAAATTTGCTGCTACTGTAGAAGCACCTCATTTGAAGGTGGACATTATGTCTATGTTTGATGATTTGACGCATGATG ATCAAGATTCTGTCCGATTGTTAGCTGTTGAGGGCTGTGCAGCTCTTGGAAAGTTGTTGGAACCCCAAGATTGTATCGCTCACATTCTCCCTGTCATAGTTAATTTCTCACAG GACAAGTCTTGGCGTGTCCGTTACATGGTCGCAAATCAGTTGTATGAGCTGTGTGAAGCTGTTGGTCCTGAGCCTACTAG GTCGGACCTAGTACCTGCATATGTTCGCCTACTTCGTGATAATGAAGCTGAAGTCCGGATAGCTGCTGCTGGGAAAGTAACTAAATTTTGCCGAATTCTGAATTCAGAATTAGCAATTCAGAACATTCTTCCTTGTGTCAAG GAACTATCAACAGATTCATCCCAACATGTCCGTTCTGCTTTGGCTTCAGTTATAATGGGAATGGCGCCCATTTTGGGGAAG GATGCGACCATAGAACAATTGCTTCCTATATTTCTTTCTCTTCTAAAAGATGAATTTCCAGATGTCCGACTGAATATCATTAGCAAGCTTGATCAAGTCAACCAG GTAATCGGAATTGATTTGCTGTCCCAGTCCCTATTGCCTGCAATTGTGGAGCTCGCAGAGGATAGGCACTGGAGGGTTCGACTTGCAATAATAGAATACATACCTTTATTGGCAAGCCAATTGGGTGTTGGCTTCTTCGATGACAAACTTGGTGCACTCTGCATGCAATGGTTAAAAGATAAG GTTTATTCTATCCGTGATGCTGCTGCTAATAACGTTAAGCGCCTCGCAGAAGAATTTGGACCCGATTGGGCAATGCAGCACATAGTTCCACAG GTTTTGGACATGATAAACAACCCGCATTATCTATATCGGATGACCATTCTACACGCAGTTTCTCTACTTGCCCCTGTTATGGGAAAAGATATTACTTGTTCAAAACTTCTGCCCGTGGTTATTAATGCTTCTAAAGATAG GGTTCCGAACATCAAATTTAATGTCGCCAAGGTGTTGCAGTCACTTATCCCTATTGTTGATCAATCT GTGGTGGAGAAGACAATTCGGCCATGCCTAGTTGAACTAAGTGAGGATCCAGATGTTGATGTCAGGTATTTCGCCACCCAAGCTCTACAATCAAGTGATCAGCAAATGATGATGTCTAGCTAG